The following coding sequences lie in one Zingiber officinale cultivar Zhangliang chromosome 2B, Zo_v1.1, whole genome shotgun sequence genomic window:
- the LOC122049096 gene encoding chloride conductance regulatory protein ICln-like: MGLGLLHFDGRVVDDDGRPLLESDDGEELMHVEHGVAVALGSWPMESPGTLYVTSRRVIWLSDADKGKGYAVDFLSLSLHAVSRDPETYPFPCIYTQIEIGDEDEESESSDSKSNDDLELSKVTEMRLLPSDAGKCILAIMHASYC, from the exons ATGGGTTTAGGGCTGCTGCACTTCGATGGTCGCGTCGTCGACGACGATGGACGACCCCTGCTGGAATCCGACGACGGCGAGGAGCTGATGCATGTTGAGCATGGCGTCGCCGTCGCCCTCGGTTCCTGGCCCATGGAGTCGCCTGGAACTCTCTACGTCACCTCAAG GAGGGTGATTTGGCTGAGCGACGCCGACAAAGGGAAAGGGTATGCGGTGGATTTCTTGTCATTGTCCCTCCACGCTGTGTCGAGGGACCCGGAGACCTACCCCTTTCCTTGCATCTATACTCAG ATTGAGATAGGCGACGAAGATGAAGAGTCTGAAAGCTCAGATTCAAAAAGTAATGATGATTTGGAATTGTCAAAAGTCACTGAAATGAGACTTCTTCCTTCAGATGCTGGAAAGTGTATCCTTGCTATCATGCATGCCTCATATTGTTAG